The Malaclemys terrapin pileata isolate rMalTer1 chromosome 19, rMalTer1.hap1, whole genome shotgun sequence genome has a window encoding:
- the SRM gene encoding spermidine synthase, protein MEPGAAAGAIREGWFRETCSLWPGQALSLQVEELLHQQRSRYQEILVFRSKTYGNVLVLDGVIQCTERDEFSYQETIANLPLCSHPKPRKVLIIGGGDGGVLREVVKHPSVDSVVQCEIDEDVIQVSKKYLPGMAVGYSSPKLTLHVGDGFEFMKQNQEAFDVIITDSSDPMGPAESLFKESYYQLMKTALREDGILCCQGECQWLHLDLIKEMRQFCKSLFPVVEYAYCTIPTYPSGQIGFMLCSKNPSTNFREPVQQLSQQQVEKMNLKYYNSDIHQAAFILPEFARKALSDV, encoded by the exons ATGGAGCCCGGGGCGGCGGCCGGGGCCATCCGCGAGGGCTGGTTCCGGGAGACCTGCAGCCTGTGGCCCGGCCAGGCGCTGTCCCTGCAGGTGGAGGAGCTGCTGCACCAGCAGCGCTCCCGCTACCAGGAGATCCTGGTCTTCCGGAG TAAGACCTACGGCAACGTGCTGGTGCTGGACGGGGTGATCCAGTGCACGGAGAGAGATGAGTTCTCCTACCAGGAGACGATTGCCAACCTACCTCTCTGCAGCCATCCAAAGCCCCGCAAG GTGCTAATTATTGGTGGTGGCGATGGGGGAGTGTTACGAGAAGTGGTCAAGCACCCATCCGTGGATTCTGTGGTGCAGTGTGAAATCGATGAG gATGTGATTCAGGTATCGAAGAAATACCTCCCAGGGATGGCGGTGGGCTATTCCAGCCCCAAGCTGACCCTGCACGTTGGGGACGGCTTTGAGTTCATGAAACAGAACCAAGAAGCCTTTGATGTGATTATCACAGACTCCTCCGACCCCATGG GTCCTGCGGAGAGCTTGTTCAAAGAATCCTACTACCAGCTGATGAAGACGGCTCTGCGGGAGGATGGGATTCTCTGCTGCCAAG GTGAATGCCAGTGGCTGCATCTGGATCTCATTAAGGAGATGCGTCAGTTTTGCAAGTCTCTGTTCCCTGTGGTGGAATACGCTTACTGCACCATCCCTACGTATCCCAGCGGACAGATCGGCTTCATGCTGTGCAGTAAGAACCCA AGCACAAATTTCCGGGAGCCCGTGCAGCAGCTGTCGCAGCAGCAAGTGGAAAAGATGAACCTGAAATACTACAACTCTGACATCCATCAGGCAGCTTTCATCCTGCCTGAGTTTGCACGGAAG GCCTTGAGTGATGTGTGA